From Rhodococcus sp. B7740, one genomic window encodes:
- a CDS encoding Eco57I restriction-modification methylase domain-containing protein, which produces MSTASDALIVGEDFISEHYFTTDATSQSFNARVIERRKQWETERADDRSTARSRFTAQRGDLTQKFLDLAEVADQQALESLYSILRSIFGFEGLRWEFTRVGATETEDGPALAVRARGLAGPAPLVIVEGAAELSVEQLLSKDEKTLRSTYRTEDEDAAGEPLHSVAQLLSHFSTMEDGPQFMLVLAGSKALITERSRWLEGRYLAVDLQLVCERNDDKRGGETDRALTCVAAESLAPDAEGNIWWTTVIDESAKHTVGVSKDLREGVRLSIEVIANDVVVRRRHRGLDPLPDSQAQTLAAQSLRYLYRILFLLYAEARPELGVLPTGEQTYERGYSLDRLRELLLVELVTPRAENGTHIYESLNVLCQWVDSGHDGSLGDSARAEGLTFRNLKADLFLSAATSLIDEVKLSNSAVQKVLRHLLLSRESRGRDRGFISYADLGINQLGAVYEGLMSYTGFFAKDALYEVAKNGDSSKGSWVVPEGRTDGIAEADFVTVKSELTGEPVKVRHELGTFVYRLAGRERQQSASYYTPEVLTKFTVGQALAELLDQDGSTTTADEVLGLTVCEPALGSGAFAIEAVRQLADQYLTRRQRELGERVEPEDYPVELQRVKAYIALHQVYGVDLNATAVEFAEISLWLDTMAKDLDAPWFGLHLRRGNSLIGARRALIPSEQLTSRNWMDATPVDVRFVDSAPGQPITGVKNGIHHFLLPTSGWGSTVEANEARELAPEALADLKTWRKELKPKPTTEQLRKIRGLASRVETLWLLASKRLEIAEREIRRPIPVWGRDPEVLETLVSRDEIEKSLANPNGAYRRLRRVMDAWCALWFWPLVDDDASVGGNLVEPPTLDQWIDTVSGLLGSPVAKSVREKKDGQLNLFAISTWDELEATEANELVFAQAKKIDALKTEWPWLEVAERVAQRQGFFHWELEFAPVFAGGGFDLQVGNPPWVRPRSNVDALLSEGDPWFGLTSKPTQSTYLLRRGQTLDLKGIADLVLAGTSDVGAVAAFVGDIHLYPHLVGLQPDLYRCFMEHTWRCRSIVGTIALVHPESHFTDEKAGPLRRAAYRKLRRHWQFVNTMHLFEEAGHLKEFGVHVYGNDQSPSFLNASSIYWPDTVERSLRHDGAGVEPGLKDEDGKWELRPHAGRIVTVDTTVLSSWKDVLEDSDTPVLETRMVYTVNRSAASVLRKIAESKRVGEVGLHFSRGWDESIDRKKGYFDSKWGAPASWDDVILQGPHIHVAVPFYKSPNSTMRSKGDWSDVDLEALPVDSIPVTSYKPKGEKGRYDLAYSSWQMNSSDGVVESVSARDCYRLAWRAMAANPGERTLISSLIPPGAAHINAVFSVGISKHRIADLVLVAAAMSSLIADFGVRVAPKSGIYQSVFYRLPFVRDERFATALRVRALRLNCLTESYKGLWEGCFQESMLSEEWTGGFRYSGRAPLGEVPRIWTASIPLRNAADRRQALIEIDALVGLGLGISADELCTIYRTQFPVLFANDRGRGPKTQYYKVFDAKGRAVPLKVHALWRKNGNELSSDERTATNPSGNTYTYELPFQFLDREAGMREAYAEFERRLGIQGGTRLETH; this is translated from the coding sequence GTGAGCACCGCGTCCGACGCGCTGATAGTCGGTGAAGACTTCATCAGCGAGCACTACTTCACCACCGATGCCACATCCCAGTCGTTCAATGCCCGGGTAATCGAACGGCGCAAGCAGTGGGAGACCGAGCGAGCCGATGATCGGTCAACTGCGCGTTCACGTTTCACCGCGCAACGCGGAGATCTGACGCAGAAGTTCCTGGATCTTGCCGAAGTGGCAGATCAGCAGGCGCTCGAGTCTTTGTACTCCATCCTTCGGTCGATCTTCGGTTTCGAGGGTCTTCGCTGGGAGTTCACTCGTGTCGGGGCTACCGAGACCGAGGACGGTCCTGCACTCGCCGTTCGTGCTCGCGGTCTCGCGGGCCCCGCACCACTGGTCATCGTGGAAGGTGCCGCGGAGCTCAGCGTCGAGCAGCTGTTGTCGAAAGACGAAAAGACACTGCGAAGCACCTACCGCACCGAAGACGAGGACGCGGCGGGGGAGCCTCTCCACTCTGTCGCGCAACTGTTGTCCCACTTTTCAACGATGGAGGACGGGCCGCAGTTCATGCTGGTCCTAGCCGGCTCGAAGGCGCTCATCACCGAGCGAAGCAGGTGGCTGGAGGGACGCTACCTCGCCGTCGATCTTCAACTGGTGTGCGAACGCAACGACGACAAGCGTGGTGGTGAGACCGATCGCGCACTGACATGCGTGGCGGCGGAGTCGCTGGCCCCGGATGCCGAGGGCAACATCTGGTGGACCACTGTCATTGACGAGTCTGCCAAACACACAGTGGGAGTGTCGAAGGACCTTCGCGAGGGTGTGCGGCTGTCGATCGAGGTCATAGCCAACGATGTAGTCGTTCGGAGGCGACACAGGGGATTGGATCCGCTGCCGGATTCGCAGGCGCAGACGCTTGCGGCGCAGTCACTTCGCTACCTCTATCGCATCCTTTTTTTGCTGTACGCAGAAGCACGTCCCGAACTCGGCGTACTACCCACCGGTGAGCAAACCTACGAGCGCGGCTACAGCCTCGACCGTCTTCGCGAGCTACTCCTCGTCGAGTTGGTGACGCCGCGAGCCGAAAACGGCACACACATCTACGAGTCACTGAACGTGCTGTGCCAGTGGGTTGACAGCGGCCATGACGGTTCGCTTGGTGATTCGGCCCGAGCCGAGGGCTTGACGTTCCGGAACCTCAAAGCCGACCTCTTCCTTTCGGCGGCAACATCTTTGATCGACGAGGTCAAGCTCAGCAATTCAGCTGTGCAGAAGGTGCTGCGCCATTTGCTGTTGAGTAGGGAGTCTCGTGGACGTGACCGCGGGTTCATCTCTTACGCCGATCTCGGTATCAATCAGCTCGGCGCCGTATACGAGGGGCTGATGAGCTACACGGGCTTCTTCGCGAAAGACGCCCTGTACGAGGTAGCGAAGAATGGTGACTCGTCGAAGGGATCATGGGTGGTCCCGGAGGGACGAACCGACGGAATCGCGGAAGCCGATTTCGTCACGGTGAAAAGTGAACTCACCGGCGAACCGGTCAAAGTGCGACACGAACTGGGCACGTTTGTCTACCGGCTGGCCGGCCGTGAGCGTCAACAGTCAGCGTCTTACTACACGCCCGAAGTGCTGACAAAATTTACGGTCGGTCAAGCTCTCGCGGAACTTCTCGATCAAGACGGGTCGACGACTACCGCAGACGAGGTTCTCGGCCTTACTGTCTGCGAGCCTGCGTTGGGTTCGGGTGCGTTCGCGATCGAGGCAGTGCGCCAGCTTGCAGATCAGTACCTCACACGTCGCCAACGTGAGCTGGGTGAGCGAGTTGAGCCCGAGGATTATCCAGTCGAGCTGCAACGGGTGAAGGCATATATTGCTTTGCACCAAGTGTATGGAGTGGACCTCAACGCCACGGCTGTCGAGTTTGCCGAGATCTCGCTGTGGCTCGACACTATGGCGAAAGATCTTGACGCTCCGTGGTTTGGTCTCCACCTACGTCGAGGCAATTCGCTCATTGGCGCACGGCGCGCACTCATTCCGAGTGAGCAATTGACGTCCCGTAACTGGATGGATGCCACCCCGGTCGATGTCCGGTTTGTGGACAGCGCGCCCGGGCAGCCGATCACAGGTGTGAAGAACGGCATCCACCACTTTCTGCTCCCCACCAGTGGTTGGGGCTCGACGGTCGAAGCGAACGAGGCTCGAGAGCTCGCGCCCGAGGCCCTCGCTGATCTCAAGACGTGGCGAAAAGAACTCAAGCCCAAGCCGACCACCGAGCAGTTGCGTAAAATCAGAGGTCTCGCAAGTCGTGTAGAGACCTTATGGTTGCTGGCGTCCAAGAGGCTCGAGATTGCCGAGCGCGAAATCCGCCGGCCGATCCCAGTGTGGGGTCGCGATCCGGAGGTGCTTGAGACACTCGTGTCACGCGATGAGATCGAAAAGTCACTAGCCAATCCCAACGGTGCATATCGGCGGCTGCGTCGCGTGATGGATGCATGGTGTGCGCTGTGGTTCTGGCCACTGGTGGATGACGACGCATCCGTAGGCGGCAATCTCGTGGAGCCGCCCACTCTGGACCAATGGATCGACACCGTAAGTGGATTGCTGGGCTCGCCGGTTGCGAAATCTGTGCGCGAGAAGAAGGACGGGCAGCTGAACCTGTTCGCCATTTCGACCTGGGATGAACTCGAAGCCACCGAGGCCAACGAGCTGGTCTTTGCACAGGCCAAGAAAATTGATGCACTGAAAACCGAGTGGCCGTGGCTGGAGGTCGCGGAGCGAGTTGCTCAGCGGCAGGGGTTCTTTCATTGGGAGCTTGAGTTCGCTCCGGTTTTCGCAGGGGGCGGTTTCGATTTGCAGGTCGGGAATCCGCCATGGGTCAGGCCACGCTCGAACGTCGATGCGCTCTTGTCCGAGGGAGATCCTTGGTTCGGATTGACAAGCAAGCCAACTCAATCTACTTACCTGCTCCGCCGCGGGCAAACGCTTGACCTCAAAGGAATCGCTGATCTGGTCCTGGCTGGGACGTCTGACGTCGGAGCTGTAGCAGCATTCGTTGGGGATATTCATCTATATCCACACCTAGTAGGATTGCAGCCGGATCTATACCGATGCTTTATGGAGCATACGTGGCGCTGCCGGTCGATTGTGGGGACTATCGCGTTAGTGCATCCGGAGTCTCACTTTACCGACGAAAAAGCAGGACCTCTGCGTAGGGCTGCGTATCGCAAGCTCCGCCGCCATTGGCAATTCGTCAACACGATGCATCTATTCGAGGAAGCCGGGCATCTCAAAGAATTTGGTGTCCATGTTTACGGCAACGATCAATCGCCTTCTTTCCTGAACGCATCCTCAATTTACTGGCCCGACACTGTCGAGCGCTCGCTACGGCACGATGGAGCCGGCGTTGAACCGGGATTAAAAGACGAGGACGGCAAGTGGGAGTTGCGTCCTCATGCGGGACGCATTGTAACTGTCGACACGACCGTTCTGTCCTCATGGAAAGATGTTCTGGAGGATTCTGATACGCCTGTGCTTGAAACGCGGATGGTCTATACAGTAAACCGTTCGGCCGCGAGTGTCTTGCGTAAGATTGCCGAATCAAAACGGGTTGGCGAAGTAGGGCTCCATTTTTCCAGGGGGTGGGACGAGTCAATTGACCGCAAGAAGGGATACTTTGACTCGAAGTGGGGCGCTCCTGCGTCTTGGGATGACGTAATTCTTCAAGGTCCTCACATTCATGTGGCGGTCCCGTTCTACAAATCGCCAAATTCGACAATGCGATCTAAAGGAGACTGGTCGGATGTCGATTTAGAGGCGCTTCCGGTCGACTCGATTCCGGTCACTTCCTATAAGCCAAAAGGTGAAAAGGGGCGATACGACTTGGCCTATTCCTCTTGGCAGATGAACAGTAGCGACGGTGTTGTGGAATCGGTGTCAGCTCGCGATTGTTATCGTCTGGCATGGCGGGCAATGGCCGCGAATCCTGGTGAAAGAACTCTCATAAGTTCCTTAATACCTCCGGGTGCTGCGCACATAAATGCCGTGTTTAGCGTCGGAATATCGAAACACAGGATCGCGGACTTAGTCTTAGTCGCGGCGGCAATGTCGTCTCTGATTGCCGACTTCGGCGTGAGGGTTGCTCCAAAGTCGGGAATTTATCAAAGTGTGTTCTATAGACTCCCATTCGTCCGCGATGAGCGGTTCGCAACCGCACTACGAGTGCGTGCGCTGCGGCTAAACTGCCTGACGGAAAGCTACAAAGGCTTGTGGGAAGGCTGTTTTCAGGAGTCCATGTTGAGCGAAGAATGGACTGGTGGCTTTCGGTATAGTGGAAGAGCGCCGCTTGGCGAAGTTCCGAGGATTTGGACAGCGTCTATACCACTTCGCAATGCCGCCGACCGCCGTCAGGCGTTGATCGAAATCGACGCCCTAGTCGGTCTAGGATTGGGAATTTCGGCAGATGAGTTGTGCACAATTTATCGAACGCAGTTTCCGGTGCTTTTTGCAAACGACCGGGGCCGAGGGCCGAAGACCCAGTACTATAAAGTGTTCGACGCGAAGGGTCGAGCAGTGCCACTCAAGGTGCACGCACTCTGGAGGAAGAATGGAAATGAGCTTTCATCTGATGAGCGCACCGCAACTAACCCGTCCGGCAATACCTACACATACGAGCTGCCGTTCCAATTCCTCGACCGCGAAGCAGGCATGCGCGAGGCGTACGCAGAATTCGAGCGGCGGCTCGGAATTCAAGGCGGAACACGCTTGGAGACACACTGA
- a CDS encoding DEAD/DEAH box helicase, with protein MASELLPLAQAERITASLLDYLGTTFALADPDARRALDTFLAHTTTGMFRGPYLRLRMPFRPAEPGWQQSLAWVGGLTPYGHQAAAFERLSSANLGPDKLRPLPTLVTTGTGSGKTEAFLYPILDHVLRSKRQGVTGTKAIILYPMNALANDQAQRLAALITQHKELGGITAALYTGEKGSTRTIVSSDGLITDRDVIRSVAPDVLLTNYKMLDQLLLRHADADLWRQSATSLQYLVLDEFHTYDGAQGTDVSMLLRRLGMTLKSHWSDDDPEVSPEDRARPLGRVTPVATSATLGDGNDPSTMLEFARTVFGDEFSDDAVVTESREILSEWAAGAESRLADLEISPAAIDEDRVLRLAVASPGDDKDPAEVARAVFRALFTHPYSLTDNQIDEASLDLVKAHPVFSRLIQRCEAAVVIAELADPELFAENDVAASTDLARVDPHVLTNALRSLVTTLSHVRAVSGRTAPSVDVHLWIRELTRLDRAASGAPHFAWGDDGLVIDDADAEGPTAPFLPALYCRHCNRSGWGVLLAPTGSDLDVDDTTIRRRKLGDDDRFRALIHAPSEGDDVAESASPSTSSTTKPVSGSELNWLAVDDRCLSSQRPAESVVAEGGALPVLVNVGDTAGEDSVRDVCPSCRQRDGIRFLGSAIATMLSVSLSTLFGTPGLDPREKRALVFTDSVQDAAHRAGFVQARSRALTLRTLIRQALADGDMSLDALAHKMVTMAGNDRAKRYRLLPPELADRDDFSKFWSTARLGRSSTTLTGFVTQRLQLDIEMEFGLRSGVGRTLTRTGTAVAEVDISRAVLLSCAKEVLDGQDVQLTTDTIGDAQLIRWVRGTVERMRNRGAIAHEWFEKYRTDDGNRWWITGGRKRSQGMPGFGRGTSAPGFPMLGTTNRRDSDFEPIASARGWYASWAAKTLEVTPAEGAVLSRLLFERLRHRDVIGELPGGASTRTFHLSPASIVARAVISADAVALVCSHCGDSIVSGQETIDQLKGGPCLTVNCTGKLEQSLIAANFYQQMYAVNDIRRVVAREHTSLLPDEKRLEYESQFKETNPPPNAPNVLVATPTLEMGIDIGDLSAVMLSSLPRTVASYLQRVGRAGRLTGNALALAYVTARGDQLPRFADPNATINGAVRPPATYLDAEEILRRQFLASVADRLARQKNAPHPRTTPDALAAAGPTTYLGTLIADAEVNSALYVDEFVAGFSTLASDVAERLRAFTTPQSGSESSELASRCHAASVEWTHRVETLQHRLKAVEAAIPELLTAFNTTVATEEDKVAYRTALAAQRLVRNQLAELRSEYWISALESFGLFPNYTLLDDSVTLSVSVNWIHPETQEFEHTEFELSRGSAQALRDFAPGSTFYASGFAIAIDAVDLGADGDAVREWACCPECGFVADLGEGGVAPSQCPRCGTVAIADIGQRLPVVELSSVSAVIRREEASIDDGREERLRTPYTIITAADIDPKSFTRRWFVDGLGFGATHRRSMTIRWINTGGSRGGGSSRLLAGGEIESAMFRVCSECGKLDTDTRRNSAGEHRPWCSYRKALEESTVSVALARSLTTEGLVLRLPPSVTWGDSFAIPSLSAAVLLGLRERIGGDPDHLQIVSVSDPSLNGDNRPGLLLHDIVPGGTGYLSDLADPQAIWDVLRLAHDVVASCECQYAGKLACEKCLLPFASFPDVKFTSRSAAVRHLRTLLLGRELPSDDESPIPDTMPWPITADEPPSIDHESNLERRFRVVFAERLKALGATIVEKPTDRGVAWDVALGSSNRWSLRPQENILGSKPDFVLTSATPDVPPTAIFTDGWQFHASPATNRLADDAEKRRNLRDGGYQVVAITHQDLEGNPSTSTVLNADHIPNLLKMAGDQLAKGSIDLVFATSIDLLLAWMQSPQAHPRRNLAHWLPVMAIMGMGTSATRTGGAAPAELALSLIDGNVVEKPAGDTLVWRDQGFAVSVRVPEGKSLGEAEIAIVIDDNDAALSVETRDQWREWLRWSNLLELRPLTAVVTTRRHLSSASMSIAPADTPVQPVAADSDALSGPWREVYDGVIGPVQALVTALAKLGVPVPEVGEEVSGLPVEISWPTLRIAVDPTLDGTDQQELSEAGWTLCAADAESVAEAIQAAALR; from the coding sequence ATGGCTTCAGAACTTCTGCCCCTCGCTCAGGCGGAGCGCATCACGGCGAGCTTACTGGACTACCTCGGTACTACCTTTGCTCTCGCTGACCCTGACGCCCGTCGCGCCCTCGATACTTTTCTCGCGCATACAACAACCGGAATGTTCCGAGGGCCTTATCTGCGTCTCCGGATGCCGTTTCGACCAGCTGAACCCGGCTGGCAGCAGTCGTTGGCGTGGGTCGGCGGTCTGACACCCTATGGCCACCAGGCCGCGGCCTTCGAGCGACTCAGCAGCGCAAATCTCGGACCGGACAAGTTGCGGCCGCTACCGACGCTCGTCACCACGGGCACCGGATCTGGCAAAACCGAAGCATTTCTCTACCCAATTCTCGATCACGTTCTTCGCTCGAAGCGACAGGGCGTCACAGGTACCAAGGCAATCATCCTGTACCCGATGAATGCTCTTGCCAACGACCAGGCGCAACGCCTCGCCGCATTGATCACGCAACACAAGGAGCTCGGTGGCATCACTGCCGCGCTGTATACCGGTGAAAAAGGCTCGACCAGAACAATTGTGAGCAGTGACGGACTTATCACCGACCGCGACGTGATTCGTAGCGTAGCGCCGGATGTTCTACTCACCAACTACAAGATGCTCGACCAACTACTCCTACGGCATGCCGATGCCGACTTGTGGCGTCAGAGTGCAACCAGCCTGCAGTATCTGGTTCTGGACGAGTTTCATACTTATGACGGTGCTCAGGGCACCGATGTGTCGATGCTTCTTCGCCGCCTGGGCATGACGCTGAAGAGCCATTGGTCTGACGATGATCCGGAAGTATCCCCCGAGGATCGCGCCCGCCCGCTGGGGCGAGTTACGCCTGTCGCTACGTCGGCGACACTCGGTGACGGTAATGATCCGTCGACGATGCTCGAATTTGCACGCACGGTTTTCGGCGACGAGTTCAGCGATGACGCTGTGGTCACCGAATCCCGCGAAATTCTGTCCGAGTGGGCTGCGGGCGCGGAATCGAGGCTCGCCGACCTTGAGATCAGCCCGGCCGCAATCGACGAGGATCGCGTTCTGCGGCTCGCGGTCGCTTCACCCGGTGACGATAAAGATCCCGCCGAGGTTGCACGCGCGGTATTTCGTGCGTTGTTCACGCACCCTTATAGCCTGACCGACAATCAGATCGATGAAGCGAGTCTGGATCTAGTCAAGGCGCATCCAGTTTTTAGCCGTTTGATCCAACGATGTGAAGCCGCTGTTGTTATTGCTGAGCTGGCAGACCCGGAACTGTTCGCCGAAAACGATGTTGCTGCGTCAACTGATCTGGCTCGTGTCGATCCACATGTACTTACCAACGCGCTTCGCTCGCTAGTGACCACCTTGAGCCACGTTCGTGCCGTGTCCGGTCGCACTGCTCCGTCTGTGGATGTACACCTGTGGATACGAGAGCTCACCCGGCTCGACCGCGCAGCGTCCGGTGCACCCCACTTCGCCTGGGGTGATGACGGTCTGGTCATAGACGATGCAGATGCCGAGGGACCGACGGCACCCTTCCTGCCGGCGTTGTATTGTCGGCACTGCAACAGGTCGGGCTGGGGCGTCTTGCTTGCTCCCACCGGTTCGGACCTCGACGTGGACGACACCACTATCCGTCGCCGGAAGCTAGGAGACGACGACAGATTCCGGGCACTGATTCACGCCCCTTCTGAGGGAGATGACGTCGCCGAATCAGCGTCTCCGTCAACATCTTCGACCACCAAGCCGGTCTCTGGTTCCGAGCTGAACTGGCTTGCGGTCGATGATCGCTGCCTCTCGTCGCAGCGTCCAGCCGAATCAGTGGTGGCGGAGGGGGGCGCGTTGCCGGTTTTGGTCAACGTCGGCGATACCGCCGGTGAGGACTCGGTGCGCGACGTCTGCCCGTCCTGCCGGCAGCGCGATGGGATTCGATTCCTCGGATCCGCGATAGCGACGATGCTGTCCGTCTCGCTGTCCACGTTGTTCGGGACGCCGGGGCTGGACCCGCGGGAGAAGCGAGCACTTGTGTTCACCGACAGCGTGCAAGACGCCGCGCACCGCGCCGGATTCGTTCAGGCACGGTCGAGGGCGCTCACGCTGCGCACGCTGATCCGGCAAGCGCTCGCCGACGGCGATATGAGCCTCGACGCGCTCGCTCACAAAATGGTGACCATGGCCGGTAACGATCGCGCAAAACGTTACCGGCTACTCCCGCCTGAACTGGCGGATCGCGACGACTTCTCGAAGTTCTGGAGCACGGCACGGTTGGGACGATCGTCGACGACATTGACTGGCTTCGTCACTCAGCGACTGCAACTCGACATCGAGATGGAATTCGGCCTTCGCTCCGGCGTCGGTCGAACGTTGACGAGAACCGGCACAGCTGTTGCTGAAGTGGACATCTCGCGCGCCGTTCTTTTGTCGTGCGCCAAAGAAGTTCTCGATGGGCAGGACGTCCAGCTGACTACCGACACCATCGGCGATGCGCAGCTGATCAGGTGGGTTCGAGGGACTGTCGAGCGAATGCGGAACCGAGGCGCGATCGCCCACGAGTGGTTCGAGAAATACCGAACGGACGACGGCAACCGGTGGTGGATCACCGGTGGTCGCAAGCGGAGTCAAGGAATGCCGGGCTTCGGTCGTGGGACATCGGCCCCGGGGTTCCCGATGCTGGGGACCACGAACCGTCGAGACAGCGATTTCGAGCCGATCGCGTCGGCGCGAGGTTGGTATGCGAGTTGGGCGGCCAAGACTCTTGAGGTCACACCTGCCGAAGGCGCAGTGCTGAGTCGCCTACTGTTCGAGCGGTTACGCCACCGCGACGTGATCGGCGAACTACCGGGTGGTGCTTCGACTCGGACGTTCCATCTATCGCCGGCATCGATAGTGGCCCGTGCAGTTATCAGCGCTGATGCCGTCGCGTTGGTGTGCTCGCATTGCGGCGATTCCATTGTGAGCGGGCAGGAAACCATCGACCAGCTCAAGGGCGGCCCGTGCCTGACTGTCAACTGCACCGGCAAGCTGGAGCAGTCGCTAATAGCCGCGAACTTCTATCAACAGATGTACGCCGTCAACGACATCCGCCGAGTCGTTGCCCGCGAACACACGTCCCTGCTGCCGGATGAGAAAAGGTTGGAGTACGAGTCTCAGTTCAAGGAGACGAATCCGCCTCCGAACGCGCCGAATGTCCTTGTCGCCACCCCCACGCTCGAGATGGGCATCGATATCGGCGATCTGTCCGCCGTGATGCTTTCCTCACTCCCGCGGACGGTAGCGTCGTACCTCCAACGGGTGGGCCGCGCCGGCCGACTCACCGGAAATGCGTTGGCGCTGGCCTACGTCACCGCACGCGGAGATCAGTTGCCCCGCTTCGCCGATCCCAATGCCACCATCAACGGAGCGGTACGTCCGCCCGCCACTTACCTCGACGCGGAGGAGATTCTTCGACGCCAGTTCCTGGCATCGGTCGCCGACCGTCTTGCTCGTCAAAAGAACGCACCTCATCCGAGGACGACACCAGACGCTTTGGCTGCCGCCGGACCAACCACCTACCTGGGCACGCTGATCGCCGATGCCGAGGTCAATTCGGCACTGTACGTCGACGAATTCGTCGCTGGTTTCTCCACGCTTGCCTCTGATGTAGCCGAGCGGTTGCGCGCTTTCACTACGCCGCAGAGTGGTTCCGAGAGCAGTGAATTGGCATCTCGTTGCCATGCAGCGTCAGTGGAGTGGACGCACCGGGTTGAGACGTTGCAGCATCGTCTGAAGGCTGTCGAAGCTGCTATCCCAGAGTTGCTGACGGCCTTCAACACTACGGTTGCGACCGAGGAAGACAAGGTGGCGTACCGGACCGCGCTCGCGGCGCAACGACTGGTGCGTAACCAACTCGCAGAACTCCGGTCCGAGTACTGGATCAGCGCACTCGAATCGTTCGGACTCTTCCCCAATTACACGCTGCTGGACGACTCTGTGACCCTGTCGGTATCGGTCAACTGGATTCACCCTGAGACCCAGGAGTTCGAACACACCGAGTTCGAGTTGAGCCGAGGTTCAGCTCAGGCACTGCGAGACTTCGCACCCGGATCAACCTTCTACGCAAGCGGATTCGCCATCGCTATCGATGCAGTGGACCTCGGTGCGGATGGAGACGCCGTTCGCGAGTGGGCATGCTGTCCCGAATGCGGTTTCGTCGCCGATCTCGGAGAAGGCGGCGTCGCGCCGTCGCAGTGCCCCCGGTGTGGAACTGTTGCGATAGCCGACATCGGCCAACGGTTACCCGTTGTCGAGCTGTCGAGCGTCTCGGCTGTCATTCGTCGCGAAGAGGCATCCATCGACGACGGGCGAGAAGAGCGGCTACGTACCCCGTACACCATCATCACCGCAGCCGATATCGACCCGAAGTCGTTCACCCGGCGCTGGTTCGTCGACGGTCTCGGCTTCGGCGCAACTCACCGTCGTTCGATGACGATCCGATGGATCAATACTGGTGGGAGCCGGGGTGGCGGTTCGTCGCGGTTGCTGGCCGGAGGTGAAATCGAATCCGCAATGTTCCGTGTGTGCTCCGAATGCGGGAAGCTCGACACTGATACTCGACGAAACTCGGCCGGCGAGCACCGACCTTGGTGCTCGTATAGAAAGGCGCTCGAAGAGTCGACTGTCTCGGTCGCACTGGCGCGCTCGTTGACCACGGAAGGCCTTGTCCTTCGGCTGCCGCCCTCGGTGACGTGGGGAGATTCTTTTGCTATCCCCTCACTGTCTGCCGCGGTGCTACTCGGGTTACGAGAACGGATCGGTGGAGATCCTGATCATCTGCAGATTGTTTCTGTCAGCGACCCATCTCTCAACGGGGACAACCGGCCCGGTCTCTTACTGCATGACATAGTTCCTGGTGGAACGGGTTATCTGTCGGATCTCGCTGATCCACAAGCGATCTGGGACGTACTTCGGCTCGCACATGATGTCGTAGCTTCGTGCGAGTGCCAGTACGCCGGGAAGCTGGCCTGCGAAAAATGCTTGCTGCCCTTCGCATCGTTCCCCGATGTGAAGTTCACGTCGCGAAGCGCTGCCGTACGCCATCTACGAACTCTGTTGCTGGGTCGCGAACTGCCTAGCGACGACGAGTCACCGATCCCGGACACAATGCCATGGCCGATCACGGCCGACGAGCCTCCGTCAATCGACCACGAGTCCAATCTGGAACGTCGGTTCCGGGTGGTCTTCGCCGAAAGGCTGAAAGCTCTGGGCGCGACCATCGTGGAGAAACCAACCGATAGGGGAGTCGCTTGGGACGTCGCGCTCGGGTCGTCCAACAGGTGGAGTCTGCGGCCTCAAGAGAACATCCTGGGCAGTAAACCCGACTTCGTTCTGACATCGGCGACACCCGATGTCCCGCCAACTGCAATATTCACGGACGGTTGGCAATTCCATGCCAGCCCGGCGACGAACCGACTGGCGGACGACGCCGAGAAGCGACGCAATCTCCGCGATGGCGGATATCAGGTAGTCGCTATCACTCACCAGGACTTGGAGGGGAACCCGTCGACGTCCACGGTTCTGAACGCGGATCACATTCCGAACCTCTTGAAGATGGCGGGCGATCAACTCGCGAAAGGCTCGATAGACCTGGTCTTTGCGACGAGCATCGACCTTCTCCTGGCGTGGATGCAGAGCCCGCAAGCCCACCCTCGTCGAAACCTTGCTCATTGGCTGCCGGTCATGGCAATCATGGGGATGGGTACTTCTGCGACACGCACCGGCGGTGCGGCACCGGCAGAACTTGCACTGAGTCTCATCGACGGGAACGTCGTCGAGAAACCTGCGGGCGACACGCTCGTATGGCGTGACCAGGGCTTCGCAGTGTCGGTGCGAGTCCCAGAAGGCAAGTCACTCGGCGAGGCCGAAATTGCCATCGTCATCGACGACAATGACGCGGCATTGTCAGTGGAGACGCGCGATCAGTGGAGAGAGTGGCTTCGTTGGTCCAACCTGCTCGAACTGCGTCCACTCACCGCCGTTGTTACCACACGGCGGCACCTGAGCTCGGCGTCGATGAGCATCGCACCTGCCGATACGCCCGTTCAACCT